One window from the genome of Gimesia aquarii encodes:
- a CDS encoding DUF1573 domain-containing protein has protein sequence MNLRAILTTIVVLIAALAGTIWLGRGNSTLETGNSGNRPKAVEDDRPKVSETGPYPKAVVDEELYKFGEMAVGQSLSHKFVLKNEGEAPLEVKKGNTTCKCTLSEMKDNAVAPGESIEIELIWTPKTPQENFGQTATIWTNDPKNQEMKLQIEGTVNNLISFTGDSLGSPNWSLPIMSTEEPVSFTGKIHTKYLDDFKILEIISSNPGLSSSSKPLTPEELKEVDAKSGYGIKITGDPNKFPLGGFMERLTVKTDIPNNLKSQEQDNAHKHADHEGHDHKHGEQEQYKEFVIQVSGNHTGPIRIVPTFGVHWNPKTMVLNLGEFASKEGKEVTLSMFVEGTEQPLKILSQKIVPDFLEFELKKDDKFQSKTKQRYQLKFGVPAGKPSMSFGRGNLANVKLQTNHPNAKEINFRVQFISL, from the coding sequence ATGAATCTTCGAGCTATTCTCACAACCATTGTTGTTTTAATTGCTGCTCTTGCAGGAACTATCTGGTTAGGAAGAGGTAACAGCACACTAGAGACCGGAAATTCTGGGAACCGACCAAAAGCGGTAGAAGATGACCGACCCAAAGTTTCAGAGACCGGTCCCTACCCTAAAGCAGTTGTAGATGAAGAACTCTATAAATTTGGAGAAATGGCAGTCGGGCAATCTCTATCGCATAAATTTGTGCTAAAAAATGAGGGAGAAGCTCCACTGGAAGTGAAAAAAGGAAATACAACCTGCAAGTGCACACTCAGTGAAATGAAAGACAATGCGGTCGCACCAGGCGAGTCAATTGAAATCGAACTCATCTGGACACCGAAGACCCCACAAGAAAATTTTGGGCAAACTGCGACGATTTGGACCAATGATCCTAAAAACCAGGAAATGAAATTACAAATCGAAGGAACAGTCAATAACCTGATTTCCTTCACTGGTGATTCACTGGGTAGTCCGAATTGGTCTCTCCCTATAATGTCAACTGAAGAGCCTGTATCGTTCACGGGAAAAATTCATACCAAGTATCTAGATGATTTTAAAATCTTAGAGATTATCTCTAGCAATCCCGGTTTAAGTTCTTCCTCGAAACCACTCACTCCAGAAGAACTAAAAGAAGTTGACGCCAAATCTGGATATGGAATAAAAATTACTGGAGACCCCAATAAATTTCCTCTCGGTGGATTTATGGAACGGTTGACTGTCAAAACAGACATTCCTAATAATCTGAAATCTCAGGAGCAAGATAATGCACACAAACATGCTGATCATGAAGGCCATGATCATAAACATGGGGAACAAGAACAGTATAAGGAATTTGTGATTCAAGTCTCAGGAAATCACACGGGCCCCATTCGCATTGTGCCCACATTTGGAGTTCACTGGAATCCCAAAACCATGGTTCTCAATTTGGGTGAATTTGCTTCTAAAGAAGGAAAAGAAGTCACACTTTCCATGTTCGTGGAAGGAACAGAACAACCTTTAAAAATATTGAGCCAGAAAATTGTGCCTGATTTTCTAGAGTTCGAACTCAAAAAAGATGACAAATTTCAATCAAAAACAAAACAACGCTATCAACTGAAATTTGGAGTACCAGCTGGAAAACCTTCCATGTCATTTGGTCGAGGGAATTTAGCCAATGTAAAGTTGCAGACTAACCATCCGAACGCAAAAGAGATCAACTTCCGTGTTCAGTTTATCTCGCTATAG
- a CDS encoding multiheme c-type cytochrome yields the protein MFYKRDSEHHYQVALLVSILLLTGCEKKISQSPTAKNSNSLVAENQSANSDSKKPVTTNTGKETSAAQTHQKTETGHHKSASKSSPRPLFKDWPAPKLAIILTGERRGYLEPCGCTQNQTGGVSLLANLVKKIEDRKWPVTAFDLGGLVKRNRRQSQIKYETILASLKDMKYAGVGLGPEELRFGADIFLQLHNPEPASPNTTPTFLAANILILETPELGKSHFKIIEVGGVKIAVTSIIGKSRMEKVPDIIWQEPVKVLPEVIKKMQAAKPDLMVLLSQSDKEESKSIAEKLPVFDILLTAGGVEDPIGEPTFIGKTMMVDVGHKGKNAGVVGYYPQDAAKDDRSKRFRFTVIELDKQRFQDTPRMAEHMQFYQDRLKQEDLAAKELPIDHPRGATFVGAETCGECHTKAYEKWLTTAHAHAYESLITGREDQKGQNVISRIYDPECLSCHVTGWHPQDVIRYKSGFVNKKESPHLLGQQCENCHGPGSGHIELVDMDKLEEAKKVMRVTLAEAKKKTCYQCHDLDNSPNFEFDSYWEKVKHPWRD from the coding sequence ATGTTTTATAAAAGAGATTCCGAGCATCATTATCAGGTTGCCCTGCTTGTTAGCATTCTCTTGCTGACTGGTTGTGAAAAGAAAATATCCCAGTCCCCTACAGCAAAGAATTCAAATTCTTTAGTAGCTGAAAACCAGTCAGCAAATTCGGACTCAAAAAAACCTGTTACGACCAACACTGGTAAAGAAACTTCTGCTGCACAGACACATCAAAAAACTGAAACTGGCCATCACAAATCAGCGTCCAAAAGCTCACCTAGACCTCTTTTTAAAGACTGGCCTGCGCCCAAGCTGGCAATCATACTTACCGGTGAACGTCGTGGTTACCTCGAACCTTGTGGCTGTACTCAAAATCAAACTGGAGGCGTTTCTCTACTTGCTAATCTTGTCAAAAAAATCGAAGATCGAAAATGGCCAGTGACTGCCTTTGATCTAGGGGGGCTTGTCAAACGAAACCGCCGTCAAAGTCAGATCAAATACGAGACCATTTTAGCATCGCTAAAAGACATGAAGTATGCTGGTGTAGGTTTGGGGCCTGAAGAACTCAGGTTTGGTGCTGATATTTTCCTGCAACTGCATAACCCAGAACCTGCCTCTCCTAACACAACGCCCACATTTCTGGCAGCCAACATTCTCATCCTGGAGACACCTGAGTTAGGTAAAAGCCATTTCAAAATTATTGAAGTGGGTGGGGTGAAAATTGCTGTGACTTCCATCATTGGAAAAAGCCGGATGGAAAAAGTTCCCGATATCATTTGGCAAGAACCAGTTAAAGTACTGCCAGAGGTCATTAAAAAAATGCAAGCAGCGAAACCTGATTTGATGGTTCTGCTTTCTCAATCGGATAAGGAAGAATCAAAGTCCATCGCTGAAAAACTTCCCGTTTTTGATATTCTGTTGACCGCCGGCGGTGTCGAAGATCCTATCGGGGAACCGACGTTTATTGGCAAAACGATGATGGTCGATGTTGGTCATAAAGGAAAAAATGCCGGCGTCGTTGGTTATTATCCACAGGACGCAGCCAAGGATGATCGATCCAAACGATTCCGATTCACAGTGATCGAACTTGATAAGCAACGCTTTCAGGACACACCACGTATGGCCGAGCATATGCAATTCTATCAAGATCGGCTGAAACAAGAAGATTTGGCTGCGAAGGAACTGCCCATTGATCATCCACGCGGTGCAACATTCGTTGGTGCAGAAACATGTGGTGAATGCCACACAAAAGCATATGAAAAATGGCTCACTACCGCGCATGCTCATGCTTACGAAAGTCTCATCACCGGCCGAGAAGACCAGAAAGGCCAGAACGTCATTTCACGTATCTATGATCCAGAATGTCTTTCCTGCCATGTCACCGGCTGGCATCCACAGGATGTAATCCGTTACAAAAGTGGTTTTGTCAACAAAAAAGAATCTCCGCATTTACTGGGGCAGCAATGCGAAAACTGCCATGGTCCGGGAAGTGGACACATCGAACTAGTCGATATGGACAAACTCGAAGAAGCCAAAAAAGTCATGCGGGTTACACTGGCCGAAGCCAAAAAGAAGACCTGCTATCAATGTCACGACCTGGACAATAGCCCCAATTTCGAATTTGACTCTTATTGGGAAAAAGTCAAACACCCCTGGCGGGATTAA
- the cyaB gene encoding class IV adenylate cyclase: MLEVEQKFAISDKNDLLHQLDHIGARRGDCLKQQDHYFAHPIRNFAETDEAIRIRCNGSNNRITYKGPKLSTISKVRQEIELEFESGQRAFEQLAEMLEILGFQPLKAVKKVRTPFSYSHGQHTFEITIDEVEELGTFAEIELMAEESELTNAEEAIIELARSLGLSNPIRHSYLGMLLENEP; the protein is encoded by the coding sequence ATGCTGGAAGTAGAACAAAAATTTGCCATCTCTGACAAAAACGATCTGTTACATCAACTCGACCATATTGGCGCCAGACGTGGAGATTGCCTGAAACAACAAGACCACTATTTTGCACATCCTATTCGTAATTTTGCTGAGACAGACGAGGCAATTCGTATTCGCTGTAACGGGTCCAATAATCGAATCACGTATAAAGGCCCAAAACTCTCAACAATCAGCAAAGTGCGTCAGGAGATTGAACTTGAATTTGAGTCAGGTCAACGCGCATTTGAACAATTGGCGGAAATGCTTGAAATTCTAGGGTTTCAACCTCTCAAAGCTGTCAAAAAAGTACGCACCCCCTTCAGCTATTCACACGGCCAACATACTTTTGAAATTACGATAGACGAGGTGGAAGAACTCGGAACCTTTGCAGAAATTGAATTAATGGCAGAGGAATCTGAACTCACCAATGCGGAAGAAGCCATCATTGAATTGGCAAGATCTTTGGGATTATCCAATCCGATTCGGCATTCTTATTTAGGGATGTTGCTTGAAAATGAACCTTAA
- the recA gene encoding recombinase RecA translates to MAAKARSKRAASTNTTQNNGSATPDGMLDNALGQIEQAFGKGAIMKLTGDNAQVVPAIASGALSLDLALGGTGFPRGRIIELYGPESSGKTTLALHVIANAQKEGGIAAFIDAEHALDPIWAKKLGVNISELLVSQPTYGEEGLQIAEMLIKSNSVDVIVVDSVAALVPKAELDGEIGDTHVGLQARMMSQAMRKLTGAISKSKTTVIFINQIREKIGVMFGSPETTPGGRALKFYSSVRVDVRRVATLKDGDTITGIRMKAKIVKNKIAPPFRVAEFDMLSSGGINFELDLLDLAVENKIVKKSGSWFSYGDTRLGQGRDRSKAVLEENPDLCQEIKQKVLVAQGLVPSPEAVEA, encoded by the coding sequence ATGGCTGCAAAGGCACGATCAAAACGAGCCGCTAGTACAAACACAACTCAAAACAACGGTTCCGCCACTCCTGATGGAATGCTTGATAATGCTCTCGGGCAAATTGAGCAGGCCTTTGGTAAAGGCGCCATCATGAAATTAACGGGAGACAATGCGCAAGTTGTCCCCGCCATCGCTAGCGGTGCCCTTTCACTCGACTTGGCTCTAGGTGGTACCGGCTTTCCTCGCGGACGGATTATTGAGTTATATGGCCCGGAATCAAGTGGTAAAACCACACTGGCCTTACATGTGATCGCAAATGCACAAAAAGAAGGAGGCATCGCTGCCTTTATTGATGCCGAGCATGCACTCGACCCAATCTGGGCTAAAAAGCTCGGAGTCAACATCTCGGAATTATTGGTTAGTCAGCCTACTTATGGTGAAGAGGGGCTGCAAATTGCCGAAATGCTGATCAAATCAAACTCTGTGGATGTGATCGTCGTCGACTCGGTCGCTGCATTAGTTCCCAAAGCAGAACTGGATGGCGAGATTGGTGATACCCACGTTGGTCTCCAGGCCCGCATGATGAGTCAAGCCATGCGAAAGTTGACAGGAGCGATTTCTAAGTCCAAAACGACCGTGATATTCATCAACCAGATTCGTGAGAAAATTGGTGTCATGTTTGGTAGCCCCGAAACAACACCCGGTGGGCGCGCCCTGAAATTTTATAGTTCGGTACGTGTTGATGTTCGTCGAGTGGCAACGCTGAAAGATGGAGATACGATTACCGGCATTCGTATGAAAGCCAAGATCGTTAAAAATAAGATCGCCCCACCGTTCCGAGTTGCTGAATTTGATATGCTCAGTTCAGGGGGAATCAACTTCGAATTGGACCTGCTGGATTTAGCTGTTGAAAATAAAATTGTCAAAAAGAGTGGTAGCTGGTTCAGTTATGGAGACACGCGTCTTGGCCAAGGCCGGGACCGTTCTAAGGCCGTTTTGGAAGAGAACCCAGATCTCTGCCAGGAAATTAAACAGAAAGTACTCGTGGCTCAAGGGCTGGTCCCTTCTCCGGAAGCCGTTGAAGCTTGA
- a CDS encoding trypsin-like peptidase domain-containing protein yields MFDDQSTKFAQNQVVFITTLVISLFLFSFQKSNSLYAQSLDARAVAIAVEKQLITAIERSEKSVVAISKIKTKKQQIQSRIPAPFGLDPNQQFNESQNPQNLSFIPNEFGSGVIIPDPKNQKRTLILTNYHLTQGGPVSGQKTIPENRIYVHTVNRRGFYAEIIAADPRSDLAVLIPARTLTREYAQSLAPIKYGNAESIRKGQFVIALGNPYAIARDGSPSASWGILSNFHRFPVPIRKHFFDQEIAKEETLHHFGTLLQVDTRLDLGTSGGALLDLDGNLIGITTSLAALDGYEKSTGYAIPIDKATKRIINSLSAGLEAEYGFLGIQPETIERNRARHSIPGSSALQDPFYVSAVNVKQHSPAHLAGMQPRDLILSINGKKLTNHLELMREVGKAGAGNEVKLQILRGRKPRELTLTVKLGKWPVVDDEGIIQTQYRHPLWRGLRIDYPTARSKFTYSPFSYPPAVVVTHIAPESPAQVAGLKEGTFISHINNQAIKTPDLFYQEAQKISNSQQVTLQLLDGRKVILPPIK; encoded by the coding sequence ATGTTCGATGATCAATCAACAAAATTTGCTCAAAACCAAGTGGTGTTCATCACAACCTTGGTAATCAGTCTGTTTTTATTCTCATTTCAAAAAAGTAATTCGCTTTATGCGCAAAGTCTCGACGCACGGGCTGTTGCTATTGCCGTCGAAAAACAATTGATCACAGCCATTGAAAGGTCTGAAAAGTCTGTCGTTGCGATATCAAAAATTAAAACTAAAAAACAACAGATCCAATCTCGAATTCCCGCTCCTTTTGGGCTCGACCCTAATCAACAGTTTAATGAATCACAAAACCCACAAAACCTGAGTTTTATCCCTAACGAATTTGGTTCGGGTGTAATAATCCCAGATCCAAAAAATCAGAAGCGAACTCTGATACTCACGAATTATCATCTGACACAGGGGGGCCCCGTCTCAGGACAAAAGACTATTCCTGAAAATCGTATTTATGTTCACACAGTTAATCGCCGGGGCTTTTATGCGGAAATTATCGCTGCTGACCCGCGTAGTGATTTAGCCGTTCTCATCCCGGCACGCACACTTACTCGTGAGTATGCACAATCACTGGCCCCCATTAAATATGGGAATGCTGAATCGATTCGAAAGGGACAATTTGTTATTGCTTTGGGGAATCCTTATGCCATTGCCCGCGATGGTTCTCCCAGCGCCAGTTGGGGAATCTTAAGTAACTTTCATCGATTTCCTGTTCCTATTAGAAAACATTTTTTTGATCAAGAAATTGCCAAAGAAGAAACGCTGCATCATTTTGGAACTTTATTGCAGGTTGACACACGCCTTGATTTAGGAACAAGTGGTGGTGCATTACTGGACCTCGATGGAAATCTGATTGGAATTACAACATCACTGGCAGCATTAGATGGATATGAAAAGTCGACAGGCTATGCAATTCCGATCGACAAAGCGACAAAGCGTATCATTAATAGTCTCTCTGCTGGACTGGAAGCAGAATACGGTTTTCTGGGTATCCAGCCAGAAACGATTGAACGAAATAGAGCAAGACACAGTATTCCTGGGAGTTCAGCTCTCCAAGATCCCTTCTACGTGTCAGCCGTCAATGTGAAACAACATTCCCCTGCCCATTTGGCCGGCATGCAACCGCGTGACTTGATTCTTTCAATCAATGGTAAAAAGTTGACAAATCATTTGGAACTAATGCGGGAAGTAGGTAAAGCAGGAGCGGGAAATGAAGTAAAGCTTCAAATATTAAGAGGAAGAAAACCGCGTGAGTTGACTCTGACAGTGAAACTAGGAAAATGGCCAGTGGTTGACGATGAAGGGATAATTCAAACTCAATACCGGCACCCTCTCTGGCGCGGACTGAGAATCGATTACCCCACAGCACGCAGCAAATTTACATATAGTCCATTCAGTTACCCGCCGGCAGTCGTAGTGACGCATATCGCTCCAGAAAGTCCCGCTCAAGTGGCTGGTCTTAAAGAAGGAACATTTATCAGCCATATTAATAATCAAGCAATCAAGACACCTGATTTGTTTTATCAGGAAGCACAAAAAATAAGCAATTCACAACAAGTAACATTACAACTTTTGGATGGCCGAAAAGTTATCCTTCCCCCAATTAAGTAA
- the alaS gene encoding alanine--tRNA ligase yields MKTDELRESYLSFFEEKGCVRRPSDVLVPRDDRTVLFTPAGMNQFKNQFLGVGKLEFTRATTCQMCLRTGDIQNVGVTPYHHTFFEMLGNFSFGDYFKREAIHWAWEYLTDKKWLGLDSNLLSVTVYQDDDEAYNIWHDEIKVPSNRISRENEHENFWPAGAPSLGPDGVCGPCSEIFYHPNGGKDNVEIWNLVFTQFNRVGDPPDNLKPLPKQNIDTGMGLERTASVLQGVPSNFEIDTLKKLCLAAGDAVGTNYQFESAAGRPLRRISDHVRAVTFSIHEGVNPGSEKESYVVRQLLRRALLEGYLLGKHEPFLFQIVPSVVEIMKSPYPDIAKTVENAQRIIKEEEEQFLGVIGKGLTRFEGFVKNAEKNGLSKISGEEVFDLHQTDGFLIELTEALAAKNNLSVDRAEFDTLMQRHKEGSGSGAFLDSVMSEGPLTALHKTTSDTVFKGYETTEENAKVVGIIAEDRLVESLVEKGHAHPVVLVLDQTPFYAEAGGQVGDTGFIESDGIQFEVINTQKNGGLILHIGHLLKGKLDQGQTLKATVTEPRRSGIQRAHSATHLLHHGLQSVLGQNAMQRGSKVEEDMLRFDFSHSKSLTSEEISQIEDIINQRISEGANVTTELMKLQVARDLGAMALFGEKYPDNVRVVRMGDFSIELCGGTHLSNTGQVGLCKIVSEEPVAKGVRRIHALTGPKALEKTRNTEKLLQEIAVQLKAPRVDELPHRIAHLQDELRETKKQLLKFSSKSLAGTADELLENAVTVNDVKIVAYYAKDASRDQLRELADHLRKKGKHVALILGTVIDDKVALMAAVNQDLVKQGLKAGDCVKAAAQVVGGGGGGRPDMAEAGGKHPEKLEEALSTGSNYYRNKLEG; encoded by the coding sequence ATGAAAACAGACGAACTTCGCGAAAGTTATCTCTCCTTCTTTGAAGAAAAAGGATGTGTTAGACGACCTTCAGATGTATTGGTGCCACGTGATGACCGTACCGTACTATTCACTCCCGCAGGAATGAATCAATTTAAGAATCAGTTTCTGGGTGTTGGTAAACTCGAATTTACCCGAGCCACAACCTGCCAGATGTGCCTGCGCACTGGAGACATTCAAAACGTGGGAGTGACTCCCTACCACCATACCTTTTTTGAAATGCTTGGAAATTTCTCATTTGGCGATTACTTTAAACGTGAAGCGATTCACTGGGCCTGGGAGTACCTGACTGATAAAAAATGGTTGGGTCTGGATTCTAACCTGCTGTCTGTAACGGTCTACCAGGACGATGATGAAGCTTACAATATCTGGCACGATGAAATTAAAGTTCCCTCGAATCGAATCAGCCGTGAAAACGAACACGAAAATTTCTGGCCTGCAGGTGCTCCCTCCTTAGGCCCTGATGGTGTCTGTGGTCCTTGCAGTGAAATTTTTTATCATCCTAATGGTGGAAAAGATAATGTAGAAATCTGGAACCTTGTTTTCACTCAATTCAATCGCGTGGGAGATCCCCCTGATAATTTAAAACCACTTCCTAAACAAAATATCGATACTGGCATGGGATTAGAGCGTACAGCCTCAGTCCTGCAAGGAGTTCCCAGTAACTTTGAAATTGACACTCTCAAAAAACTCTGTTTGGCAGCCGGTGATGCTGTCGGAACGAATTATCAATTCGAATCAGCAGCAGGTCGCCCGCTCCGCCGTATTTCAGACCACGTTCGCGCCGTCACCTTTAGTATCCATGAAGGCGTGAATCCCGGCAGTGAAAAAGAGAGTTATGTTGTTCGACAGTTACTACGACGTGCACTCTTAGAAGGCTATCTACTAGGCAAACATGAACCATTTCTATTCCAGATTGTTCCGTCTGTTGTAGAGATCATGAAATCACCTTATCCGGATATTGCAAAAACGGTTGAAAATGCGCAGCGCATCATTAAAGAGGAAGAAGAACAATTTTTGGGTGTCATTGGAAAAGGACTTACGCGTTTTGAAGGATTCGTCAAAAATGCTGAAAAGAACGGGCTTTCAAAAATTTCTGGCGAAGAGGTCTTTGACCTTCATCAGACAGATGGATTTCTAATCGAACTTACTGAAGCACTCGCTGCCAAAAATAATCTTTCCGTAGACCGCGCTGAATTTGATACCTTGATGCAGCGACATAAAGAAGGCAGTGGTAGTGGTGCCTTTCTAGACTCGGTCATGTCAGAAGGTCCATTAACGGCATTACACAAAACGACCAGCGATACGGTTTTTAAAGGCTACGAAACCACAGAAGAAAACGCAAAAGTTGTTGGGATTATTGCTGAAGACAGGCTAGTGGAATCACTCGTTGAAAAAGGACACGCCCACCCTGTTGTACTAGTGCTTGATCAAACCCCCTTTTATGCAGAAGCAGGTGGACAAGTAGGCGATACTGGTTTCATAGAATCAGATGGCATACAATTTGAAGTCATTAACACACAGAAAAATGGTGGATTGATTCTTCACATCGGACACCTTTTAAAAGGTAAACTCGATCAGGGACAAACACTAAAAGCAACAGTAACTGAGCCCCGACGATCAGGAATTCAACGTGCCCATTCGGCAACGCACTTGTTACACCATGGTCTTCAATCAGTTTTAGGCCAAAACGCAATGCAACGCGGCTCGAAAGTTGAAGAAGATATGCTCCGCTTTGACTTCTCGCATAGCAAGTCACTGACTTCAGAAGAAATAAGTCAGATTGAAGATATCATCAATCAGCGTATCTCAGAAGGTGCCAATGTCACGACAGAGCTGATGAAACTTCAAGTTGCCCGCGATCTTGGTGCAATGGCTCTGTTCGGTGAAAAATATCCAGACAATGTGCGTGTCGTCAGAATGGGAGACTTTAGCATTGAACTTTGTGGGGGCACTCACCTGTCTAATACAGGGCAAGTGGGTCTCTGCAAAATTGTGAGCGAAGAACCTGTTGCCAAAGGCGTTCGACGTATTCACGCCCTGACTGGTCCTAAAGCACTGGAAAAAACGAGAAATACTGAAAAACTGCTCCAGGAAATTGCCGTGCAACTCAAAGCACCGCGAGTGGACGAACTACCTCATCGCATTGCACACTTGCAGGATGAACTTCGCGAAACTAAAAAGCAGCTCTTGAAGTTTTCCAGCAAATCACTGGCCGGTACTGCTGATGAACTACTGGAAAATGCTGTCACTGTAAACGATGTAAAAATTGTTGCATATTATGCAAAAGATGCTTCGCGAGACCAGCTACGTGAATTAGCAGATCATCTGCGTAAAAAAGGAAAACATGTTGCCCTGATCTTAGGTACCGTTATTGATGATAAGGTTGCTTTAATGGCTGCCGTCAATCAAGATCTGGTCAAGCAGGGACTCAAAGCCGGTGATTGCGTTAAAGCCGCTGCGCAAGTTGTCGGAGGCGGCGGTGGTGGACGTCCTGATATGGCAGAAGCCGGCGGTAAACATCCCGAGAAGTTGGAAGAGGCGCTTTCTACAGGCTCAAATTACTATCGCAATAAGCTGGAAGGCTAG
- a CDS encoding dihydrodipicolinate synthase family protein codes for MQPQSKLSGIFTPNLVPYDSKGEINEPELRRYIDWLIEKGVHGLYPNGSTGEFTRFTPEERRRIVAIIADQTKGRVPILAGAAEANVRETIKACEYYHGLGIRAVAIVAPFYYKLSPASVYAYFKEIGDNTPIDVTLYNIPMFASPIDVPTIQRLSEESERIVAIKDSSGDIPNMIRMIQAVRPNRPEFSFLTGWDAALMPLLLSGADGGTNASSGVVPELTRKLYDMTLSGQLDEARRIQYDLLTLFDTMIYSAEFPEGFRAAVELRGFSMGEGRQPITPEQQTDISTLSRTLQCMLSEHGFTNEPIGGCATGITEDLSNSDVSQIVQRVVAELNRRKLI; via the coding sequence ATGCAGCCCCAGTCAAAACTTAGTGGAATTTTTACTCCAAACCTTGTTCCCTACGATTCTAAAGGCGAAATTAACGAACCAGAATTACGCCGCTATATTGATTGGCTTATTGAAAAAGGTGTCCACGGCCTCTATCCCAATGGTTCTACCGGTGAATTCACTCGGTTTACTCCCGAAGAGAGACGTCGGATTGTCGCCATCATTGCCGACCAGACGAAAGGTCGTGTACCTATTCTGGCGGGGGCCGCTGAAGCGAATGTTCGTGAGACAATCAAAGCCTGTGAGTATTACCATGGGTTGGGAATTCGAGCTGTCGCGATTGTTGCCCCTTTTTATTACAAGTTGAGTCCTGCTTCTGTTTATGCCTATTTTAAGGAAATTGGTGATAATACCCCCATCGATGTAACGCTCTATAACATTCCGATGTTTGCCAGCCCGATTGATGTTCCCACAATTCAACGCCTTTCTGAAGAATCTGAGCGTATCGTAGCGATTAAGGATTCATCGGGTGATATTCCCAACATGATTCGTATGATTCAGGCTGTGCGGCCTAACCGTCCGGAGTTTTCATTTCTGACTGGTTGGGATGCGGCGCTAATGCCCTTATTGCTTAGCGGAGCAGATGGTGGAACGAATGCCAGTTCAGGAGTTGTTCCTGAATTAACTCGTAAGCTATATGATATGACCCTCTCAGGACAACTAGATGAAGCACGTCGTATTCAATATGACTTATTGACATTATTTGATACGATGATTTATTCGGCAGAGTTTCCCGAAGGCTTCCGCGCTGCAGTGGAATTACGTGGCTTTAGCATGGGAGAGGGACGCCAGCCAATTACACCAGAGCAGCAAACCGATATCTCTACCTTGAGCCGAACACTGCAATGCATGCTTTCAGAGCACGGTTTTACAAATGAACCGATTGGAGGCTGTGCTACGGGAATTACTGAAGACCTAAGTAACAGCGATGTTTCTCAGATTGTGCAACGTGTCGTGGCCGAACTCAATCGGCGTAAGCTGATTTAA